From Pedobacter indicus, a single genomic window includes:
- a CDS encoding tetratricopeptide repeat protein, protein MILKERIGYSYLKYLLTGLFLFSLVVGYAQEEEKQQEEKRQPSEQPDENQPAIIESMDVVREYRPILADAVKMRRTPDMNFDREALEAQLRQIAATTYFGKNRFKPAYYGIVLKRHPNASQDNIDNFRIGSLAYQAREYERAASIMKKVEASDAFYQGAMITLGNIALETGDKQGASNAFSKASKLDFDPILKVDGLFNYAKVLFELDSVQAASKVAQEYIVQKYGDRGPETRETETEETLSADILLGTSNFHAGVSLLEMLPKGEREADIYQKATYYRGLEFYNERAFENSISMFMRSENTPIDEKMAALATYWKAEAMYEVRKYGEAVDNFSRFLQLPAARNTDVYNYANYGLAYAAFRNNSFGMAAQYFERFMSLEGGSIEDKVRYDVIARLGDSYLAVRNYDRANQYYDDLINSKAPNQDYALFQRGILHGLQGDNETKLSILRSVIEQFPNSNYADDVAFEVPYTYFTEGDYDTAIEGLQKMIEQYPRSSYVPRALMTIGLVQYNKDETEAAKATFQRVIEEHTATAEAGQAMRSIENIYLDQGDTTSYINYATNVNVSDLSPAEQDNMAFQVANSLFSRKAYGAAVEAINAYFDKFPKPRQEKHARYIRGVSLYHSGRPNEALHDLNIILNDWTSQYTENTLLTVAALYLDLKEYNEAIVHLKKLELTAEYKQRYGYAVTNLMKCYYEIGDLAQAAKYSMLVKTYDRATEEEIAMAHLYDARMMLQEGNVEPAMQELNLAAQKSQSAVGAEARYRLGQLQYENKQYDKAEKTAFDVINNLGSYDYWVAKSFILLADAYAGRGNKLQARSTLESVIENYEGDDDVIPLAKERLGKLNGK, encoded by the coding sequence ATGATATTGAAAGAAAGGATTGGTTATAGCTACCTAAAATACTTACTTACTGGACTTTTTCTATTTTCACTAGTTGTAGGATACGCGCAGGAAGAGGAGAAACAGCAAGAAGAGAAGCGGCAACCTAGTGAACAACCAGACGAGAATCAACCTGCTATTATAGAGTCTATGGATGTCGTACGTGAATATCGGCCGATATTGGCCGATGCCGTCAAGATGCGACGGACTCCGGATATGAACTTTGATCGGGAAGCGCTGGAGGCCCAGCTTCGCCAGATCGCTGCTACCACATATTTTGGAAAGAATAGGTTTAAACCAGCTTATTATGGTATCGTGCTGAAACGGCATCCGAACGCTTCACAAGACAATATTGATAATTTCCGGATCGGATCTCTAGCCTATCAGGCACGTGAATACGAAAGAGCGGCATCTATTATGAAGAAAGTGGAGGCTTCAGACGCCTTTTATCAGGGAGCCATGATTACATTAGGCAATATCGCTCTGGAAACCGGCGATAAGCAAGGAGCAAGTAATGCATTTTCCAAAGCGTCCAAACTCGACTTCGATCCGATATTGAAGGTCGATGGACTGTTTAATTATGCCAAAGTTTTATTTGAATTGGATTCTGTTCAAGCTGCCTCGAAAGTCGCCCAGGAATACATCGTCCAGAAATATGGGGATCGCGGTCCGGAAACTAGAGAAACAGAGACTGAAGAAACCCTGTCGGCCGATATCTTATTAGGTACGAGTAATTTTCATGCAGGGGTAAGTCTGCTGGAAATGTTACCGAAAGGTGAGCGAGAAGCCGATATCTATCAAAAGGCAACCTATTATCGCGGATTGGAGTTCTATAACGAGCGTGCTTTTGAAAACAGCATATCCATGTTTATGCGATCCGAAAACACCCCAATCGATGAGAAGATGGCAGCGTTGGCCACCTATTGGAAAGCGGAGGCAATGTATGAAGTGCGTAAGTACGGGGAAGCTGTTGATAACTTTTCACGGTTCCTTCAGTTGCCAGCTGCACGAAACACCGATGTATATAATTATGCGAACTATGGCTTGGCCTATGCGGCGTTCCGTAATAACAGCTTTGGTATGGCAGCCCAGTATTTTGAACGTTTTATGTCTCTCGAGGGAGGTTCGATCGAGGATAAAGTACGTTATGACGTGATTGCACGTTTGGGTGATTCGTATTTGGCCGTGCGTAATTACGACCGGGCCAACCAATACTACGATGACTTGATTAACAGCAAAGCTCCTAATCAGGACTATGCGTTGTTCCAGCGCGGTATTCTCCATGGATTGCAGGGTGACAATGAAACCAAGCTCAGCATCCTGCGGTCTGTTATCGAACAATTCCCGAATTCGAACTATGCAGATGATGTAGCCTTTGAGGTACCTTATACCTATTTCACTGAGGGAGATTACGACACCGCTATTGAAGGTCTGCAGAAGATGATTGAACAGTATCCGCGCAGCAGCTATGTTCCCCGAGCATTGATGACCATCGGATTGGTACAGTACAATAAGGATGAAACCGAAGCTGCGAAGGCCACTTTCCAAAGAGTGATAGAGGAGCATACCGCGACTGCTGAAGCAGGACAGGCTATGCGTTCCATTGAAAATATATACCTGGATCAGGGAGATACTACGAGTTATATAAATTATGCGACTAACGTTAATGTCAGTGATCTGAGCCCCGCAGAGCAGGATAACATGGCTTTTCAGGTAGCCAATTCTTTGTTTTCCAGAAAGGCATATGGAGCCGCGGTGGAAGCGATCAATGCATATTTTGATAAATTTCCAAAACCCAGACAGGAAAAGCATGCTCGTTATATCCGTGGAGTGAGTTTGTATCATAGTGGGCGCCCGAACGAAGCCTTGCATGACCTGAACATTATCCTGAATGACTGGACGAGTCAGTATACGGAGAATACTTTGTTAACCGTAGCAGCATTGTATTTGGATTTGAAAGAATACAATGAGGCCATTGTGCACCTTAAAAAACTAGAGCTTACGGCAGAATATAAACAACGCTATGGCTATGCGGTAACGAACCTGATGAAGTGTTATTACGAAATTGGTGACTTAGCGCAGGCTGCCAAGTATTCGATGTTGGTAAAGACTTATGATCGTGCAACTGAGGAGGAGATTGCCATGGCGCATTTGTACGATGCACGAATGATGCTACAGGAAGGGAACGTGGAGCCCGCCATGCAGGAACTGAATCTGGCGGCACAGAAGAGCCAAAGTGCAGTCGGCGCAGAAGCTCGGTATCGTCTGGGGCAATTGCAGTATGAAAACAAACAGTATGATAAAGCTGAAAAAACAGCCTTTGATGTGATCAATAACCTGGGATCGTATGACTACTGGGTGGCCAAGAGCTTCATCTTGCTCGCCGATGCCTATGCTGGCAGAGGCAATAAACTCCAGGCGAGAAGCACCTTGGAAAGTGTAATTGAAAACTATGAAGGTGATGATGATGTTATCCCTCTAGCAAAAGAGCGTCTAGGGAAATTGAACGGTAAATAA
- a CDS encoding pyridoxamine 5'-phosphate oxidase family protein has product MSTENLYNEAAIDKLKKIIDQVDIGMLGTYPSEGKYIHAVPMSRQEVDDRGNIWFLFSSESETHQHIERDPQVSLLYSDPGNYSFLSINGNAEVSQDSERIEKYWNKMVEGWFDRGKEDPRIRVLKVVPQEAHYWDTKSNKLVTFFKVATRAITGKDIETGEQGNLEL; this is encoded by the coding sequence ATGAGTACAGAAAATCTTTATAATGAAGCAGCGATTGATAAATTAAAAAAAATTATTGATCAGGTCGATATCGGGATGCTGGGAACCTACCCAAGCGAAGGTAAATACATCCACGCCGTTCCCATGAGCCGTCAAGAGGTGGATGACAGAGGGAATATCTGGTTTCTGTTTTCTTCCGAAAGCGAAACCCATCAGCATATAGAACGGGATCCGCAAGTTAGCCTACTATATTCCGATCCTGGCAATTACAGCTTTCTCAGTATCAACGGAAACGCCGAAGTCAGTCAGGACAGCGAGCGGATAGAAAAATACTGGAATAAAATGGTCGAAGGCTGGTTCGATCGCGGAAAAGAAGATCCGCGAATACGCGTACTAAAAGTTGTTCCTCAGGAAGCACATTATTGGGACACCAAATCGAATAAATTGGTCACTTTTTTTAAGGTAGCGACACGTGCTATCACGGGAAAAGATATCGAAACCGGAGAGCAAGGAAACTTGGAGCTATAA
- a CDS encoding NAD(P)-binding domain-containing protein → MTNFKVGIIGAGPSGLAMLRAFESEQKKGNPIPEVKCYEKQEDWGGMWNYTWRTGVGKYGEPIHGSMYKYLWSNGPKECLEFADYTFTEHFGQAISSYPPREVLFDYIQGRIKKSNARDFIQFNTVARWADYLEDKQQFRVVFDNLVENETFEEYFDYLVVGTGHFSTPNMPYFEGIDEFPGTVIHAHDFRGADQFINQKLLLVGSSYSAEDIGVQCYKHGSKSITISYRSAPIGVKWPDGIVEKPLITHFEGNKAIFSDGTSEEFDAVIMCTGYQHKFPFLPDELRLKTKNCLYPANLYKGIVYNENERLIYLGMQDQYYTFNMFDTQAWFARDYMLGRILLPNKEERDVDIQKWIDNEAKTVSGEDHVDFQTDYIKDLIQFTDYPPFDLDKVAAMFKSWLHDKEVNILNYRDQVYTSVMDGTQAAPHHTPWMDEMDDSLERYLNEEVPVEEEVGETV, encoded by the coding sequence ATGACTAATTTTAAAGTTGGAATTATTGGAGCAGGCCCGAGTGGACTTGCCATGTTAAGAGCGTTTGAATCTGAGCAAAAAAAAGGAAACCCTATTCCTGAAGTTAAGTGTTACGAAAAACAGGAAGACTGGGGTGGAATGTGGAATTATACCTGGCGTACGGGCGTTGGTAAGTATGGCGAACCGATCCATGGCAGCATGTACAAATACTTATGGTCAAACGGCCCGAAAGAATGTTTAGAATTTGCAGATTATACGTTTACAGAGCATTTTGGACAAGCTATATCGTCATATCCGCCCAGAGAAGTGCTTTTTGATTATATTCAAGGACGTATCAAAAAAAGTAATGCGCGTGATTTTATACAGTTTAATACTGTAGCGCGTTGGGCTGATTACTTAGAAGACAAGCAACAGTTTCGTGTGGTGTTTGATAACTTGGTAGAAAATGAAACGTTCGAGGAATACTTTGATTATCTGGTTGTAGGGACCGGACACTTCTCTACGCCTAACATGCCTTATTTTGAGGGGATAGACGAGTTCCCTGGAACGGTTATACACGCTCATGACTTTAGAGGAGCGGATCAATTTATCAATCAAAAATTATTACTGGTAGGTAGCAGCTATTCTGCTGAAGATATTGGCGTGCAGTGCTACAAGCATGGTAGCAAATCCATCACGATTTCATATCGCAGTGCTCCAATTGGAGTTAAATGGCCGGACGGAATCGTAGAAAAACCATTGATAACCCACTTTGAGGGAAATAAAGCCATTTTCTCTGACGGAACTTCAGAGGAATTTGACGCCGTGATTATGTGCACAGGCTATCAACATAAATTTCCTTTTTTGCCAGACGAGCTGCGCCTTAAAACCAAAAATTGCTTGTATCCTGCAAATTTATATAAAGGGATCGTTTATAACGAGAATGAGCGCCTGATCTACCTAGGTATGCAGGATCAATATTACACTTTCAACATGTTTGACACTCAGGCATGGTTTGCAAGGGATTATATGTTGGGACGCATTTTGTTGCCGAACAAAGAGGAGCGAGATGTGGATATACAGAAATGGATTGACAATGAGGCTAAGACGGTAAGCGGTGAAGATCATGTAGATTTTCAAACGGATTATATCAAAGATTTGATTCAGTTTACAGATTATCCTCCTTTTGATTTGGATAAAGTCGCCGCCATGTTTAAGAGCTGGTTACATGACAAAGAGGTAAATATACTGAATTACCGAGACCAGGTTTATACATCTGTTATGGACGGCACACAAGCTGCGCCGCATCATACCCCTTGGATGGACGAAATGGATGATAGCCTCGAAAGATATTTGAATGAGGAAGTGCCAGTAGAGGAGGAAGTAGGTGAAACTGTATAA
- a CDS encoding LLM class flavin-dependent oxidoreductase gives MTKQNIEYSILELALVPQGSTIKQTLNNSLAVAKIAESYNYKRYWFAEHHNSGNIGSSAPAILIGYVAENTTKIRVGSGGVMLPNHSPLIVAEQFGTLAHLYPHRIDLGVGRAPGTDPQTARAIRSDFFQAAQAFPDEIEKIQDYFSLDNSRSPVRATLAEGTDVPLYILGSSTDSAHLAAKKGLPYAFASHFASKHLFDALEIYREEFQPSEFLEQPYTIAGINVFVADTDDEARRLFTTLIRMFMGVLTGNSGPLQPPTKLTPDLQELIQHPALHNMLKYSFVGNKQTVKAQVHSFLEKTQVDELIVVSSTYDTEDRIKSVKLFGEIMKEINEEATTEVS, from the coding sequence ATGACTAAACAGAATATAGAATACTCCATTTTAGAATTAGCACTTGTTCCACAAGGCAGCACAATCAAACAGACGCTCAATAACTCGTTAGCAGTCGCGAAAATAGCAGAATCATATAATTATAAACGTTATTGGTTTGCAGAACATCACAACTCGGGAAATATAGGTAGCAGCGCTCCTGCGATTTTAATAGGCTATGTGGCTGAAAATACCACGAAGATCCGGGTTGGGTCTGGAGGGGTTATGCTTCCAAACCACTCGCCACTGATTGTGGCGGAGCAGTTTGGAACCTTGGCTCATCTGTACCCCCACCGTATAGACCTGGGTGTCGGACGAGCGCCGGGCACAGACCCTCAAACGGCTCGCGCGATACGTTCCGATTTTTTCCAGGCTGCGCAGGCTTTCCCGGATGAAATAGAAAAAATACAGGATTACTTTTCGCTGGATAATAGCCGTTCGCCAGTTAGGGCGACGCTTGCCGAGGGTACGGATGTGCCGCTCTACATATTGGGATCCAGTACAGATAGTGCTCATTTAGCTGCAAAAAAAGGGCTCCCTTATGCATTTGCTAGCCATTTTGCTTCTAAACACCTATTCGACGCTCTGGAAATTTACCGTGAAGAATTTCAGCCCTCTGAGTTTTTAGAGCAGCCTTATACCATTGCCGGTATCAACGTATTCGTTGCGGACACTGACGATGAAGCGCGAAGACTGTTCACTACACTAATCAGAATGTTTATGGGTGTCCTGACCGGTAATTCAGGGCCGTTGCAGCCACCGACTAAATTAACGCCAGACCTACAAGAGTTAATACAACACCCGGCATTGCATAATATGCTGAAGTACTCTTTTGTTGGCAATAAGCAAACGGTTAAGGCGCAAGTTCACTCGTTTTTAGAGAAGACACAGGTCGATGAGCTCATCGTGGTTTCTTCTACTTATGACACCGAAGACCGGATTAAGTCGGTAAAGCTCTTCGGGGAGATCATGAAGGAGATCAACGAAGAAGCAACAACAGAAGTTAGTTGA
- a CDS encoding dihydrofolate reductase family protein codes for MHQHYTNLLNKADTILYGRTAYQLMEFWRTVLENPSEQKSMNEFAVAIDKIPKIVFSHTLKNVDWNSAKLANKSLEEEVLELKKQPGNDILVGSRSLIMQLMNLNLIDEFQLCIQPVVAGKGSTLFDNVNERTIFKLIKTKVFNGGSAILYYEPTNEH; via the coding sequence ATACATCAACATTACACTAACCTGTTAAACAAGGCAGATACTATTCTATATGGTAGAACGGCGTATCAACTTATGGAATTTTGGCGTACGGTTTTAGAAAATCCTTCGGAACAAAAATCAATGAATGAATTTGCCGTTGCTATTGATAAAATTCCAAAAATCGTTTTTTCTCATACCTTGAAGAATGTAGATTGGAATAGTGCAAAGTTGGCAAACAAAAGCCTTGAAGAAGAGGTTCTGGAACTCAAAAAGCAACCGGGTAATGATATTTTGGTGGGTAGTAGAAGCTTAATAATGCAATTGATGAACTTAAATTTAATCGACGAATTCCAACTTTGCATTCAACCCGTTGTTGCGGGTAAGGGTTCGACATTGTTTGACAATGTAAATGAAAGGACTATTTTCAAACTCATAAAAACCAAAGTGTTTAACGGTGGTTCGGCTATTCTCTATTATGAACCGACAAACGAACATTGA
- a CDS encoding CDGSH iron-sulfur domain-containing protein, protein MSKTKITINNNGSVKIEGDFEIVDKNGNAYGLQDRTVLSICRCGLSKNKPFCDGSHKGHFEHEAIAFDLPPRKV, encoded by the coding sequence ATGTCGAAAACAAAAATTACAATAAACAACAACGGATCAGTGAAAATAGAAGGCGATTTTGAAATCGTAGATAAAAATGGGAATGCTTATGGATTGCAGGACAGAACCGTACTTTCGATTTGTCGCTGCGGACTTTCAAAGAACAAACCATTTTGCGATGGCTCCCACAAAGGGCATTTTGAGCATGAAGCCATCGCATTCGATCTTCCACCAAGGAAAGTATAG
- a CDS encoding carboxymuconolactone decarboxylase family protein, which yields MEKRIKIPKLEPAAYKALAGLESYMATVDIDGIMKELIKIRASQINGCAYCINMHTLDARKLGETEKRIYLLNAWREVEGLYSEEERAVLALTEEMTLIANGGVSDETYEQAKSLFSDNQLAQIMVAIITINGWNRMCIATLVQPD from the coding sequence ATGGAAAAAAGAATTAAGATTCCCAAACTTGAACCAGCCGCCTATAAAGCCTTAGCAGGTCTGGAGAGCTACATGGCGACTGTTGACATAGATGGTATAATGAAAGAATTGATCAAGATTAGGGCTTCTCAGATTAACGGTTGTGCGTATTGTATCAACATGCACACATTGGATGCTCGTAAACTAGGCGAAACTGAGAAAAGGATTTATCTTTTGAATGCTTGGAGAGAGGTTGAAGGACTTTATTCGGAAGAGGAGAGGGCTGTCTTGGCCTTAACAGAGGAAATGACCTTGATAGCCAACGGTGGCGTGTCAGATGAGACTTATGAACAAGCGAAATCCCTTTTTAGTGATAACCAACTCGCCCAGATTATGGTGGCTATTATCACGATTAATGGCTGGAACAGGATGTGTATTGCTACGCTTGTGCAGCCTGACTGA
- a CDS encoding YdeI/OmpD-associated family protein — translation MQNVEIFYPESVSAWRNWLKENHLLKQSVWVVFYNKKSSKKSISWSEAVEVALCFGWIDSKKIKIDEETSHQFFSKRRAKSTWSKINKDKIARLTQEGLMAPAGLESVEIAKQNGSWTFLDEVEALILPKDLEKAFKTHKRSKDNFLSLSKSAKKMMLYRLLSAKTTATREKRIAEILKDLK, via the coding sequence ATGCAAAACGTCGAAATATTTTATCCAGAGAGCGTCAGTGCCTGGCGAAATTGGTTAAAAGAAAATCACCTTTTGAAGCAATCAGTCTGGGTTGTTTTTTATAACAAAAAATCTTCAAAGAAATCGATTTCCTGGAGCGAGGCTGTTGAAGTTGCGCTCTGTTTTGGCTGGATAGACAGCAAAAAAATCAAAATAGACGAAGAGACCTCTCATCAGTTTTTCAGTAAACGAAGGGCGAAAAGCACCTGGTCAAAAATCAATAAGGACAAAATAGCGAGACTCACCCAGGAAGGACTGATGGCTCCGGCTGGCTTAGAATCGGTTGAAATTGCAAAGCAAAACGGTTCGTGGACTTTCTTGGATGAGGTTGAAGCCCTGATCCTACCTAAGGACTTAGAAAAAGCCTTCAAAACACATAAAAGATCCAAAGACAACTTCTTAAGTCTCAGCAAATCCGCAAAAAAAATGATGCTCTATAGACTTTTATCGGCGAAAACAACAGCGACGAGGGAGAAGCGTATTGCTGAAATATTAAAAGACTTGAAGTAG
- a CDS encoding DinB family protein: MSIKDGILAEITHETQNTNRILDNLTDEHWDYKPHEKSMTLGELASHIVELHSWVHLAVSKDVFDFHTDYQRSTATTIEELKAILAENLQKNKDFVAAQTDEYWLANWKLQAGSHVLSDLPKLGAFRYIITNHLVHHRGQLTVYMRMLNIPLPGIYGPSADEK, from the coding sequence ATGAGCATTAAAGACGGTATCTTAGCAGAAATCACACACGAGACGCAGAACACCAATCGGATTTTAGACAATCTTACCGACGAACATTGGGATTACAAACCACACGAAAAATCAATGACTTTGGGGGAGTTGGCATCACACATTGTGGAACTTCATAGCTGGGTGCATTTGGCGGTATCTAAAGATGTTTTTGATTTTCATACAGATTATCAGCGGAGTACGGCCACTACCATAGAAGAACTGAAAGCAATCTTAGCAGAAAATTTGCAGAAGAACAAAGACTTTGTGGCTGCGCAAACGGATGAATATTGGTTGGCCAACTGGAAACTGCAAGCTGGAAGCCATGTCCTTTCAGACCTGCCGAAATTGGGCGCTTTCCGGTATATTATTACCAATCACCTCGTTCATCACCGTGGGCAGCTAACCGTTTATATGCGAATGCTTAATATCCCACTTCCGGGTATTTACGGCCCTTCGGCCGATGAGAAATAA
- a CDS encoding Txe/YoeB family addiction module toxin, protein MDRAWEDYLYWQKTDKETLRKINTLIKEISRTPFIGTRKPEALKENLSGYWSRRINQEHRLIYTVENRSVIILQCRYHY, encoded by the coding sequence ATGGATCGTGCATGGGAGGACTATCTATACTGGCAAAAAACAGATAAAGAAACCCTCAGAAAAATCAATACCTTAATTAAAGAAATCTCAAGAACCCCGTTTATCGGAACGCGTAAACCCGAGGCGTTAAAAGAAAATTTATCAGGCTATTGGTCACGCCGAATTAACCAGGAACATCGTTTGATCTATACCGTCGAGAACCGTTCGGTTATTATTCTTCAATGTAGGTATCATTATTGA
- a CDS encoding type II toxin-antitoxin system Phd/YefM family antitoxin, producing the protein MITTYSDFRQKLKAYLAETIKSNSPLFVTRAKGENIVVLSESDYDSIMETFYLLKSPENAARLQDAIEQHKHGGGKTKYLIKE; encoded by the coding sequence ATGATTACGACGTATTCAGATTTTAGACAAAAACTAAAAGCCTATTTAGCCGAGACTATTAAAAGCAATAGCCCTTTGTTCGTTACGAGAGCTAAGGGTGAAAACATTGTTGTTCTTTCTGAATCGGACTATGATAGCATTATGGAAACCTTTTATTTATTAAAGTCTCCTGAAAATGCTGCTCGCCTTCAAGATGCAATAGAACAACATAAACATGGTGGAGGAAAGACAAAATATTTGATAAAAGAATAA
- a CDS encoding transposase: METPKKKSAEKFVKDIRKHTRRIFTSEQKILIVMEGLRAETSVAELCRKHNIAQSQFYSWNKEFMEAGKKRLSGDITGEATSDEVSDLKKENARLKEIVADLVVRYDIVKKSLDMLD, encoded by the coding sequence ATGGAAACTCCAAAGAAAAAGAGTGCTGAAAAATTTGTCAAAGACATTCGTAAACACACCCGTAGAATTTTCACTTCGGAACAAAAGATTCTAATCGTGATGGAGGGATTGCGAGCAGAAACTTCTGTAGCCGAGCTTTGCCGCAAACACAACATAGCTCAATCTCAGTTTTATTCCTGGAACAAAGAATTTATGGAAGCGGGTAAAAAACGTCTTTCAGGCGATATTACCGGAGAAGCAACCAGCGATGAGGTTTCAGATCTTAAGAAAGAAAATGCTCGATTGAAGGAGATTGTAGCCGATCTGGTGGTTAGGTATGATATTGTAAAAAAAAGTTTGGACATGCTGGATTAA
- a CDS encoding soluble adenylyl cyclase-like protein, with the protein MQNINEKQVIEFLKERQQLLKEELKKIENAINVIESSNIILSGVTPSKKAPKEVVASTRKLEPINEFKPHGRFDERISYALTKLKSGYKEDILETLLKEQPDTDILKLQNALGVRLSYLLKNGLIEGEKHGRKFKYTLK; encoded by the coding sequence ATGCAAAATATAAACGAAAAGCAAGTAATCGAGTTTTTAAAAGAACGTCAACAGCTTTTAAAAGAAGAACTTAAAAAGATTGAGAATGCAATTAACGTAATTGAAAGCTCAAATATAATTTTGTCTGGAGTTACACCATCAAAAAAAGCTCCTAAAGAGGTGGTCGCCTCGACGAGAAAATTGGAACCTATTAATGAGTTTAAACCTCATGGAAGGTTTGATGAGCGGATTAGTTATGCGTTAACAAAGCTAAAATCGGGGTATAAAGAGGATATTTTAGAGACGCTCTTAAAAGAACAGCCTGATACGGATATCTTGAAATTGCAAAACGCATTGGGTGTCCGGTTGTCTTATTTATTAAAGAATGGGCTGATTGAAGGTGAAAAACACGGAAGAAAGTTTAAGTATACTCTGAAGTAG